A region of Dehalococcoidia bacterium DNA encodes the following proteins:
- a CDS encoding cytochrome c-type biogenesis protein CcmH produces MVTYVWRCRVGLGFLRWLGRVLALGIVVAGIGACAPGPASLEERAQALDRQLICPVCPGETIDQSRAQQAKEMREAVREMLAQGRTEQEILQYFVERFGPGVLAAPPAQGGHWLVWLVPPAGVVVAVLLLWWATRGMMAPRPSAPPPMDDLEPYLKAVDEAVQERLAQRRPSGGRASP; encoded by the coding sequence GTGGTAACCTATGTATGGAGGTGCCGTGTGGGTTTGGGGTTTTTACGGTGGCTGGGGAGAGTGCTGGCGCTGGGCATCGTGGTGGCGGGTATTGGGGCGTGTGCGCCCGGCCCGGCGTCTTTGGAGGAGCGCGCTCAGGCCCTTGACCGCCAACTCATCTGCCCCGTCTGCCCGGGGGAGACGATAGACCAGTCCCGCGCCCAGCAGGCCAAGGAGATGCGGGAGGCAGTGCGGGAGATGCTGGCCCAGGGCAGGACAGAGCAGGAAATCCTGCAGTACTTTGTGGAGCGGTTCGGGCCGGGGGTGTTGGCGGCTCCTCCCGCCCAGGGGGGCCATTGGCTGGTGTGGCTGGTGCCCCCCGCCGGAGTGGTCGTGGCGGTGCTCCTGCTGTGGTGGGCAACGCGGGGGATGATGGCCCCCCGCCCTTCTGCCCCGCCGCCTATGGACGACCTGGAGCCGTATCTGAAGGCTGTGGACGAGGCTGTGCAGGAGCGGTTAGCCCAGCGTCGTCCGTCGGGGGGGCGCGCAAGCCCGTAG
- a CDS encoding MMPL family transporter: MLYRWGLLMVRWRWVVLGVWVILLALALPLAPRAGEYLKSGFGRADVESERALTLLKERFGLAEATITFVFQHPTLRATDPAFIALEEQALAPLRSHPAVRDIITHYGSLNPRMVSADGDTAYALVFLRGSIDDAMDIYEDLRRLVATPPEMQMWATGGIPIFSEVQHIAERDLRRAEVITLPIVLVALVLVFGGLVAAAVPLIVGAAGVAVTLALIALLSRTTDISIFALNIATVLGLGMAVDYALLVVSRFREELRQHPRDEAVAIAVDRAGRALAFSGLTTILGLSGLLLFQYMMLRSIGVGGILVVAFSMVAALTALPALLAVLGARVNALSILPMREVQETWWRRIALAVMRRPWVVIAVVLGVLLLMGSPFLRVRIGALWSSILPPGAEARQGWEVLAQEFGEGELAPILVTVQDPQGILRPEAVQRLYTFAQSLAQDPRVGRVESIVTLDPRLTAEQYAALYAHPTEIPDPALRSAVETLARPDVTYMRVYSKHPPLSEESKALVRSIRQQGATTGFTVMVTGATADIMDAVDLMYGQFPWVVVYVAGAIYLSLLVLFRSVVLPLKAVMLNTLSILASYGALVFIFQEGNFSGLLRFEAEGYTEATIPILLFCVLFGLSMDYEVFMLARIKEEYDATRDNTRSVALGLEKTGRIVTSAAFILFVVCASFVIGDIVLIKALGVGVALAVLLDATVVRALLVPATMRVLGDWNWWAPGWLRGQPVRSRP; this comes from the coding sequence ATGCTCTACCGTTGGGGTCTGCTGATGGTACGCTGGCGGTGGGTGGTGCTGGGGGTGTGGGTGATACTTCTGGCGCTGGCTCTGCCCCTGGCGCCTCGAGCGGGGGAATATCTCAAGTCGGGCTTCGGGCGGGCCGATGTGGAATCCGAACGCGCCCTGACCCTCCTCAAGGAGCGTTTCGGCCTTGCCGAAGCGACCATCACCTTTGTGTTCCAGCATCCCACCCTGCGGGCCACCGATCCCGCCTTCATCGCCCTGGAAGAGCAGGCATTAGCGCCCCTACGGTCCCACCCCGCCGTGCGGGACATCATTACCCACTATGGAAGCCTCAACCCCCGCATGGTCTCGGCCGATGGCGACACGGCCTACGCCCTGGTGTTCCTACGGGGGAGCATCGACGACGCCATGGACATCTACGAGGATCTGCGGCGCTTGGTGGCTACACCCCCAGAGATGCAGATGTGGGCCACAGGGGGCATCCCTATCTTCTCGGAGGTGCAACACATCGCCGAGCGCGACCTACGCCGTGCCGAGGTGATTACCCTCCCCATAGTGTTGGTGGCGTTGGTGCTTGTGTTTGGAGGGCTGGTAGCGGCGGCGGTGCCCCTCATTGTAGGGGCAGCAGGTGTGGCGGTAACCCTAGCCCTTATTGCCCTCCTCTCCCGCACCACGGATATATCTATCTTCGCCCTGAACATCGCCACCGTGCTGGGTCTGGGGATGGCTGTGGACTACGCATTGTTGGTGGTGAGCCGTTTTCGGGAGGAGTTGCGCCAGCACCCGCGGGACGAAGCGGTAGCCATCGCCGTGGATCGGGCCGGGCGAGCCCTCGCCTTTTCGGGCCTTACCACCATTCTGGGTCTCTCGGGTCTCCTGCTGTTCCAATATATGATGCTCCGCTCCATCGGCGTGGGGGGCATTCTGGTAGTGGCCTTTAGCATGGTGGCGGCCTTGACAGCCCTCCCCGCTCTTTTAGCGGTATTGGGGGCGCGGGTCAATGCCCTATCCATCCTCCCCATGCGCGAGGTACAGGAGACCTGGTGGCGGCGCATCGCCCTGGCGGTGATGCGTCGGCCGTGGGTGGTCATCGCCGTCGTGCTAGGCGTGCTTCTGCTGATGGGGAGCCCCTTCCTGCGGGTGCGCATCGGGGCCCTGTGGTCGTCCATCCTCCCCCCGGGGGCAGAAGCGCGCCAGGGTTGGGAAGTGCTGGCACAGGAGTTTGGCGAAGGGGAACTGGCTCCCATCCTGGTCACGGTGCAAGACCCCCAGGGCATCTTGCGCCCCGAGGCGGTGCAGAGGCTCTACACCTTCGCCCAGAGTTTGGCCCAAGACCCCCGTGTAGGGCGGGTGGAGAGCATCGTCACCCTGGATCCCCGCCTGACGGCCGAGCAGTATGCGGCCCTGTATGCCCATCCGACCGAGATCCCCGACCCCGCCTTGCGCTCTGCTGTGGAGACCCTCGCCCGCCCCGATGTTACCTACATGCGTGTGTATAGTAAGCACCCCCCGCTGTCGGAGGAGAGCAAGGCGTTAGTGCGTTCTATCCGTCAGCAGGGGGCGACCACGGGGTTCACGGTAATGGTAACGGGTGCCACCGCCGACATTATGGACGCCGTCGACCTGATGTACGGGCAGTTCCCGTGGGTGGTGGTCTATGTGGCGGGTGCCATTTACCTGTCGTTGCTGGTGCTGTTCCGTTCTGTGGTATTGCCCCTGAAGGCGGTCATGCTGAACACCCTCAGCATTTTGGCCAGTTATGGAGCCTTGGTGTTCATCTTCCAGGAGGGCAACTTCAGCGGGCTTTTGCGCTTTGAGGCGGAGGGCTACACGGAGGCTACGATCCCCATCCTTCTCTTTTGTGTCCTGTTCGGACTGAGCATGGACTATGAGGTGTTCATGCTGGCCCGCATCAAGGAGGAGTATGACGCCACCCGGGACAACACGCGGAGCGTGGCTCTGGGCTTGGAGAAGACGGGGCGCATCGTCACCAGCGCCGCCTTCATCCTGTTTGTGGTGTGCGCCTCCTTTGTGATCGGGGACATCGTGCTCATCAAGGCGTTAGGGGTGGGGGTGGCCCTGGCCGTGCTGTTGGACGCCACAGTGGTGCGGGCCTTGCTGGTACCGGCGACCATGCGTGTGCTGGGGGACTGGAACTGGTGGGCGCCAGGATGGCTGCGGGGACAACCGGTGAGAAGTCGACCCTAG
- a CDS encoding VWA domain-containing protein, whose translation MVFYRYSRWDGTQAEFPLHEDDIMEQLSESLMGQGDVATALRSLMQRGLRGRYGQRLPGIQELLQRLRQRRQEVLDRYNLSGVLGTIQKELEAILGLEREALVRRAQETAHKLQTLQQEGKGSTLEGDLLRRLQRAVEQALRFLDGLPQEPASAIQRLKDYEFTSAEAKERFDRLLQALQQQVLQRTFHDMLEGLQGLTPQDIQRLKEFVRDLNRLLEQRRQGGQPNFSPFMERWHHLFGAQRPTTLEELVEHLQRQAAHLESLLQSLSPHQRHQLEKILQQALQDPELAEELARLAINLEDLFPMGALRREYPFQGQEPLDLPQALDVIARLQQMDELERQLRRFQQGTPGGIDTSLMEQVLGPEAAQEAAYLQRLADVLEQAGYIRRIGGRLELTPKGVRKIGQKALYEIFAYIRRHRTGEHPSRWRGGPGERTSHTRPWEFGEPFDPDLLRTLFNALLRHGPRTPVRLHPKDFEVFQSEQFVQSSTVLLIDLSLSMAMRGNFLAAKKVALALDNLIRTQFPRDRFHIVGFSTYAREVKPEKLPYLTWDEFDPYTNIQHGLMLAQKLLARCTGTRQILMISDGEPTAHLEGGQLFLQYPPSPRTIRETLKEVKRCTSKGIIINTFMLDRNSYLMDFVDQMTRINRGRVFYTSPERLGQYMLVDYLTGRRRLLA comes from the coding sequence ATGGTGTTCTACAGGTATTCCCGGTGGGACGGCACGCAGGCCGAGTTTCCTCTTCATGAAGACGACATCATGGAGCAGTTGTCCGAGAGCCTAATGGGGCAGGGGGATGTGGCCACCGCTCTGCGTTCCCTGATGCAGAGGGGCCTACGGGGGCGCTATGGCCAGCGCCTGCCCGGCATCCAGGAACTCCTGCAGCGTCTGCGCCAGCGCCGCCAAGAGGTGTTGGACAGGTATAACCTCTCGGGGGTGTTGGGCACCATCCAGAAGGAACTGGAGGCCATCCTGGGCCTGGAGCGGGAGGCCCTCGTCCGGCGCGCCCAGGAGACGGCCCACAAACTCCAGACCCTTCAGCAGGAGGGGAAGGGGAGCACCCTGGAGGGGGATCTCCTGCGCCGCCTCCAGCGCGCCGTGGAGCAGGCTCTGCGCTTTCTGGACGGCCTTCCCCAGGAACCTGCCTCGGCCATCCAACGCCTCAAGGACTACGAGTTCACCAGCGCCGAGGCCAAAGAGCGCTTTGACCGTCTGCTGCAGGCGTTGCAACAGCAGGTGCTCCAGCGCACATTCCACGATATGCTGGAGGGGTTACAAGGCCTCACCCCCCAAGACATCCAGCGCCTCAAAGAGTTTGTGCGTGACCTCAACCGTCTTCTGGAACAGCGCCGGCAGGGGGGCCAGCCCAACTTCTCCCCGTTCATGGAGCGCTGGCACCACCTCTTCGGCGCCCAGCGCCCCACCACCTTGGAGGAACTGGTGGAGCATCTCCAGCGCCAGGCGGCCCACCTGGAATCCCTTCTGCAGAGCCTCTCCCCCCACCAGCGTCACCAGTTGGAGAAGATCTTACAACAGGCCCTGCAAGACCCGGAACTGGCGGAGGAACTGGCCCGCCTGGCCATCAACCTGGAGGACCTGTTCCCCATGGGGGCTTTGCGCCGGGAGTATCCCTTCCAGGGGCAGGAGCCTCTGGATTTGCCTCAAGCTCTGGATGTGATTGCGCGCCTGCAACAAATGGATGAGCTGGAGCGCCAACTGCGGCGGTTCCAGCAGGGCACTCCGGGAGGCATAGACACGAGCCTGATGGAGCAGGTGCTCGGCCCCGAGGCGGCCCAGGAGGCAGCCTACCTGCAACGCCTGGCGGATGTGTTGGAGCAGGCGGGCTACATCCGACGCATCGGGGGGCGGCTGGAGCTGACCCCCAAGGGGGTGCGCAAAATAGGCCAGAAGGCCCTATACGAAATCTTCGCCTATATCCGTCGCCACCGCACGGGGGAACACCCCTCCCGTTGGCGGGGCGGTCCCGGCGAGCGCACCTCCCATACCCGCCCCTGGGAGTTCGGAGAGCCTTTCGACCCAGACCTGTTGCGGACCCTGTTCAACGCTTTGCTCCGCCACGGCCCCCGCACCCCGGTGCGTCTCCACCCCAAGGACTTTGAGGTGTTCCAGAGCGAACAGTTCGTCCAGTCCAGCACCGTGCTGCTGATAGACCTCTCCCTCTCCATGGCCATGCGGGGCAACTTCCTGGCCGCCAAGAAGGTGGCCCTAGCCCTGGACAACCTTATCCGCACCCAGTTTCCCCGTGACCGCTTCCACATCGTGGGCTTCTCCACCTATGCGCGGGAGGTGAAGCCCGAGAAGCTCCCGTACCTGACATGGGACGAGTTTGACCCCTACACCAACATCCAACACGGGCTAATGCTCGCCCAGAAACTGCTGGCCCGGTGCACCGGCACCCGCCAAATCCTGATGATCTCCGACGGGGAGCCCACCGCCCACCTGGAGGGGGGGCAGTTGTTCCTCCAGTATCCCCCCAGCCCGCGCACCATTCGGGAGACCCTGAAAGAGGTCAAGCGGTGCACCAGCAAGGGCATCATCATCAACACCTTTATGCTGGACCGCAACTCCTACCTGATGGACTTCGTGGACCAGATGACCCGTATCAATCGGGGGCGGGTGTTCTACACCAGTCCCGAGCGCCTGGGCCAATACATGCTGGTGGATTACCTCACGGGGCGGCGGCGTCTGCTGGCGTAG
- a CDS encoding site-specific DNA-methyltransferase, producing MGALTGQPAPNPAIPRQGRPQRVNRLAARLGCITTAAQARQRVRQWIAQHLPPDVTVALGLPEVDDRHKAWRVALLEPHNGLLVGEVMVRCADGEVMGATRPGVLLARLGYARAHPVPAPVITQRPLIQDPLPSQVVCGDARLVLPALPDGCVHLVLTSPPYYNARPQYGEFPDYPSYLSMLEEVFAQCHRVLAEGRFLIVNASPVLVRRPSRSRSSRRIPVPFHINAILERLGFDFLDDIIWVKPEGAGWNTGRGRRFAADRHPLQYKPVPVTEYFLVYRKQTERLIDWNIRTHPDREAVAASTIDDGYAVTNVWYARPAHHPHHPAVFPLEIVERLVRYYSFIGDVVLDPFAGVGTVGKACLKLGRRFILVDAEPAYCAVMRRELGMEASIPQEGIGDGLRPHTGPKG from the coding sequence ATGGGTGCCCTGACGGGGCAGCCGGCTCCAAACCCTGCTATTCCTCGTCAGGGTCGGCCCCAGCGGGTCAATCGCCTGGCTGCCCGCTTGGGGTGCATCACCACCGCCGCCCAGGCGCGCCAACGCGTCCGCCAGTGGATAGCCCAGCACCTTCCCCCCGATGTGACGGTGGCCCTGGGTTTACCCGAGGTGGACGACCGGCACAAGGCGTGGCGGGTGGCCCTGCTGGAACCCCACAATGGCCTTCTGGTAGGGGAGGTGATGGTGCGGTGTGCCGATGGGGAAGTGATGGGGGCAACGCGCCCTGGTGTTCTGCTGGCCCGTCTGGGGTATGCCCGGGCCCATCCGGTGCCGGCGCCAGTAATCACCCAGCGTCCCCTCATCCAAGACCCTCTGCCCTCCCAGGTGGTGTGTGGGGATGCTCGCCTGGTGCTCCCCGCTCTCCCCGACGGGTGTGTGCACCTGGTGCTCACCTCGCCCCCTTACTACAACGCCCGTCCCCAGTATGGGGAGTTCCCCGACTACCCCTCCTACCTGTCCATGCTGGAGGAGGTGTTCGCCCAGTGCCATCGGGTGTTGGCCGAAGGGCGGTTCCTGATCGTCAACGCCTCCCCGGTGCTGGTGCGACGGCCCAGCCGCAGCCGCTCCAGCCGGCGTATCCCCGTCCCCTTTCACATCAACGCCATCCTGGAGCGCTTGGGCTTTGACTTCCTGGATGACATCATCTGGGTGAAGCCCGAGGGGGCGGGGTGGAACACGGGGCGGGGCAGACGCTTCGCCGCCGATCGCCATCCCTTGCAGTATAAGCCTGTCCCGGTAACCGAGTACTTCCTGGTCTACCGCAAACAGACGGAGCGCCTGATTGACTGGAACATCCGCACCCACCCTGATAGGGAGGCGGTAGCGGCGTCGACCATTGACGATGGATATGCGGTTACCAATGTGTGGTATGCCCGTCCAGCCCATCATCCCCACCATCCCGCCGTGTTTCCCCTGGAGATTGTGGAGCGCCTGGTGCGCTATTATTCCTTTATCGGGGATGTGGTGTTGGACCCCTTCGCAGGGGTGGGGACGGTGGGCAAGGCGTGCCTGAAGTTGGGGCGGCGGTTCATTTTAGTGGATGCGGAGCCAGCGTATTGTGCGGTGATGCGCCGCGAATTGGGGATGGAGGCGTCTATCCCTCAGGAAGGTATCGGCGATGGGCTGAGGCCTCACACAGGCCCAAAGGGGTAG
- a CDS encoding magnesium chelatase, with translation MAEKGKPKTIGELRRSGYQVLSVREELRKNLIQKLRSGERLFPGIIGYEDSVIPQIENAILAGQDIIFLGERGQAKSRLIRQLVYLLDEEVPVIAGCEINDNPYKPICKACRDKVAQYGDQVEIAWLPRERRYAEKLATPDVSIADLIGEVDPIKVAEGRYLADELTIHFGLIPRVNRGIFCINELPDLPERIQVGLFNLLEERDVQIRGYLIRLPLDVYVVASANPEDYTNRGRIITPLKDRYGAQIRTHYPRTIEDELAIVEQERVHFPDMDERVQVPSFMREIVGEFTALARRSPDINQRSGVSVRITIANYETLLAAALRRAIRYNEAVAVPRMSDLPFLYASTAGKLELETVEEGREGRIIEELLKKAVLNVFNRTFNVREFDPLVQKFEEGLVVETGASIPSFVYVEKLRGIEGFEPALRKFHVGENEALFASVVEFVLDGLHLNRRLNRERVEGRFRYKG, from the coding sequence ATGGCAGAGAAGGGTAAGCCTAAGACCATCGGCGAGCTGCGCCGCAGCGGGTATCAGGTGCTGTCGGTGCGGGAGGAACTGCGCAAAAACCTCATCCAGAAACTGCGCTCTGGGGAGCGCCTTTTCCCCGGCATCATCGGCTACGAGGACAGCGTCATCCCCCAGATTGAGAACGCTATCCTGGCTGGCCAGGACATCATCTTCCTGGGCGAACGGGGACAGGCCAAGTCCCGCCTGATTCGCCAGCTGGTCTACCTGCTGGACGAGGAGGTGCCCGTCATTGCGGGGTGTGAGATTAACGATAACCCCTACAAGCCCATCTGTAAGGCCTGCCGGGACAAGGTGGCCCAGTACGGCGACCAGGTGGAAATCGCCTGGCTGCCCCGGGAGCGCCGCTATGCCGAGAAGTTGGCCACCCCCGATGTGTCTATCGCCGACCTTATCGGGGAGGTGGACCCCATTAAGGTGGCCGAGGGGCGCTACCTGGCCGATGAACTGACCATCCACTTCGGCCTGATTCCACGGGTGAACCGAGGCATCTTCTGCATCAACGAACTCCCCGATCTGCCCGAGCGCATCCAGGTGGGTCTGTTCAATTTGCTGGAGGAGCGGGATGTGCAAATTCGGGGGTATCTCATCCGGTTACCGTTGGATGTCTATGTGGTGGCCAGCGCCAACCCCGAGGACTATACCAACCGGGGGCGTATCATCACCCCCCTGAAAGACCGCTACGGAGCCCAGATTCGCACCCACTACCCCCGCACCATTGAGGACGAACTGGCCATTGTGGAGCAGGAGCGTGTTCACTTCCCGGATATGGATGAGCGGGTGCAGGTGCCCTCCTTCATGCGGGAGATTGTGGGGGAGTTTACGGCCCTGGCGCGGCGCAGCCCCGACATCAATCAGCGCTCGGGGGTATCGGTGCGCATCACCATCGCCAACTACGAGACCCTGCTGGCCGCCGCCCTACGGCGCGCCATCCGCTACAACGAGGCGGTGGCTGTGCCCCGCATGAGCGATCTACCCTTCCTTTACGCCTCCACCGCCGGCAAACTGGAACTGGAGACGGTGGAGGAGGGGCGGGAGGGACGCATCATTGAGGAACTGTTGAAGAAGGCCGTGCTGAATGTGTTCAACCGCACCTTCAATGTGCGGGAGTTTGACCCTCTGGTGCAGAAGTTTGAAGAGGGGTTGGTGGTGGAGACGGGTGCTTCTATCCCCTCCTTTGTGTATGTGGAGAAACTGCGGGGCATTGAGGGCTTTGAGCCGGCTTTGCGGAAGTTCCACGTGGGGGAAAATGAGGCCCTGTTTGCTTCCGTGGTGGAGTTCGTGTTGGACGGTCTGCACCTCAACCGCCGGCTCAATCGGGAGAGGGTGGAAGGGCGCTTCCGCTATAAAGGGTAG
- the lepB gene encoding signal peptidase I has protein sequence MHLPRFSRMLGGMRRLLAFLRARRVVVRGWSMAPTLLPGDYLLVDTSAYRSAPPQRGDIVVVRDPHHPHRLLVKRVVALPGEKVEEAGEGVLRPAEDGNGGAAPGPRSWTLGEGEYFLRGDGEPFSRDSRVFGPVRREAILGRAWLVYWPLHRWQRLG, from the coding sequence GTGCACCTGCCCCGTTTCTCCCGGATGCTAGGGGGCATGCGTCGTCTGCTGGCTTTCCTACGCGCGCGCCGGGTGGTGGTGCGGGGGTGGAGCATGGCCCCCACCCTTCTCCCCGGCGACTACCTGCTGGTGGACACCAGCGCCTATCGCTCTGCCCCTCCCCAAAGGGGGGATATCGTTGTGGTGCGGGATCCCCATCACCCCCATAGGCTGCTGGTGAAGCGCGTTGTCGCCTTGCCCGGGGAGAAGGTAGAAGAGGCGGGGGAAGGCGTCCTGCGCCCCGCAGAGGATGGGAACGGGGGTGCTGCCCCCGGCCCGCGCTCCTGGACGCTGGGCGAGGGGGAGTACTTTTTGCGCGGGGATGGGGAACCCTTCAGCCGGGACAGTCGGGTTTTTGGCCCCGTCCGCCGGGAGGCCATCCTGGGGCGGGCGTGGCTGGTGTACTGGCCCCTGCACCGCTGGCAACGCCTGGGGTAG
- a CDS encoding D-aminoacylase yields the protein MEGVGMAFDLLVRNGMVVDGTGNPWFRADVAVEGERLRLLRGDTAAVQAIRTIDATGKVVCPGFIDMHAHSAMVVLRDPRHLPKVLQGVTTEVVGVDGLSYAPFLSADDFQVFAHINAGLDGRPPPDLRYASVAEYLGCYDNKTSVNICYLIGNSVLRIAAIGWEERRATSDEVRRQQDLLRTGMREGAFGLSTGLTYPPGSYADTQELIDLCKVVAQEGGIYATHVRYTLGDRFADPFREAIAIARASGCALHISHFHTPVPGGARRLLRLVDEARAQGVQVTFDAYPYPYSSSRLVALVPEWVHNGGPQALVKRLKDPDVRLAIARDPDFYRRDFGSVRVTNLSTAKWRKYDGWSLAAIAHDTGKSIVDTLCSLLLDEDLTPSFVGLGGNPVNIREFFRHPAHMVGTDALHLGEHLNPRTYGSYPLILGDMVREEGILTLPEAIRKMTSLPAQTLGISDRGLLRDGYYADIVVFDPQKVRALATLDNPTEPPEGIEWVIVNGKVVVEQGRHTGVFPGRALRHRA from the coding sequence GTGGAAGGAGTTGGGATGGCCTTTGACCTGCTGGTGCGCAACGGGATGGTGGTGGACGGGACGGGCAACCCTTGGTTCCGCGCCGATGTGGCCGTGGAGGGGGAGCGCCTGCGCCTCCTGCGGGGGGATACCGCGGCGGTGCAGGCCATCCGCACCATAGACGCCACCGGCAAGGTGGTGTGCCCCGGCTTCATTGATATGCACGCCCATTCGGCGATGGTGGTGTTGCGGGATCCGCGCCATTTGCCCAAGGTGCTCCAGGGGGTAACCACCGAGGTGGTGGGGGTGGATGGCCTCTCCTATGCCCCCTTCCTTTCGGCCGATGACTTCCAGGTGTTCGCCCATATCAACGCCGGCCTGGACGGACGCCCTCCGCCCGACCTACGCTATGCCTCCGTGGCCGAGTACCTCGGATGCTACGACAACAAGACCTCGGTGAACATCTGCTACCTGATTGGCAACTCGGTGTTGCGCATCGCCGCTATCGGGTGGGAGGAGCGGCGCGCCACCAGCGACGAGGTGCGCCGCCAGCAGGACCTCCTGCGCACGGGGATGCGGGAGGGGGCCTTCGGCCTCTCCACGGGCCTCACCTATCCTCCGGGCTCCTATGCGGACACTCAGGAGCTGATAGACCTCTGTAAAGTGGTGGCCCAAGAGGGGGGCATCTACGCCACCCATGTGCGCTACACTCTGGGCGACCGCTTCGCCGACCCCTTCCGGGAGGCCATCGCCATCGCCCGTGCCAGCGGGTGTGCTTTGCACATCTCGCACTTCCACACCCCGGTGCCTGGGGGAGCGCGTCGCCTTCTGCGCCTGGTCGACGAGGCGCGCGCCCAGGGGGTGCAGGTTACCTTCGATGCCTATCCCTACCCGTATTCCAGTAGCCGTTTGGTTGCTCTGGTGCCTGAGTGGGTCCACAACGGGGGCCCCCAGGCCCTGGTGAAGCGCCTGAAGGACCCCGATGTGCGTTTGGCCATCGCCCGCGACCCGGACTTTTACCGACGGGACTTCGGGAGTGTGCGGGTCACCAACCTGTCCACGGCCAAGTGGCGCAAGTATGACGGGTGGAGCCTGGCGGCTATAGCCCACGACACGGGCAAAAGCATCGTGGACACCCTGTGTTCTCTGCTGTTGGACGAGGATCTGACCCCCTCTTTTGTGGGTCTGGGGGGCAATCCTGTGAACATTCGGGAGTTCTTCCGCCACCCCGCCCACATGGTGGGCACCGATGCCCTGCATTTGGGGGAGCACCTCAACCCCCGCACCTATGGCTCCTACCCTCTGATTCTGGGAGATATGGTGCGGGAGGAGGGCATCCTCACCTTGCCCGAGGCGATACGCAAAATGACCAGCCTGCCCGCCCAGACCTTGGGGATTTCCGACCGGGGCCTCCTGCGGGACGGCTATTACGCCGATATCGTCGTCTTTGACCCCCAGAAGGTGCGGGCGCTGGCTACCCTGGACAATCCCACCGAACCCCCCGAGGGGATAGAGTGGGTGATTGTGAATGGGAAGGTGGTGGTAGAGCAGGGGAGGCATACGGGGGTTTTCCCCGGACGGGCCTTGCGCCACAGGGCGTAG